Proteins from a single region of Dyadobacter fanqingshengii:
- a CDS encoding Crp/Fnr family transcriptional regulator yields MFEKINNYALRCMMFAPEDLEYFDSLLQFKKYPRKSFLLQEGEICQFEAYILKGCIRTYHIDNSGAEVTLQFAVEDWWVSDITSFQNQTPGLVYIETLEDCELLVLTPETKEKLLAKVPGFERMFRLMVQRNLAQLQERLFRTISTTAVEKYLDFLNRYPAIPQRVAQHYIASYLGFSPEFLSKVRKKLSEK; encoded by the coding sequence ATGTTTGAAAAAATAAATAATTATGCACTGCGGTGCATGATGTTCGCTCCCGAAGATCTGGAGTATTTCGATTCTCTGCTTCAATTCAAAAAATACCCCAGGAAGAGCTTCCTATTGCAGGAAGGCGAAATATGCCAGTTTGAAGCCTACATTCTGAAAGGCTGTATCAGGACTTATCACATTGACAATTCCGGCGCGGAAGTTACATTGCAGTTTGCAGTGGAAGACTGGTGGGTCAGCGACATTACCAGCTTCCAAAACCAAACGCCGGGCCTGGTGTACATTGAAACGCTTGAAGATTGTGAGCTCCTGGTCCTCACACCGGAAACCAAAGAAAAATTACTCGCAAAGGTGCCCGGCTTTGAACGAATGTTCCGGCTTATGGTGCAGCGAAATCTTGCTCAATTGCAGGAAAGGCTCTTCCGCACCATTTCCACGACTGCTGTCGAAAAGTATCTGGATTTCCTTAATCGTTACCCCGCCATTCCACAACGTGTCGCCCAGCACTACATCGCGTCATATCTGGGTTTCTCGCCTGAATTCCTCAGTAAAGTGCGAAAAAAACTGAGTGAAAAGTAA
- a CDS encoding response regulator receiver protein, giving the protein MANINILVLADHAEILETIIRLINKNAGWNGTGVASYAEAQEALKISKFDLVLLGVGVDDEAESQILRLCESIAPETICMRHYGGGSGLLSSEIQHALAQR; this is encoded by the coding sequence ATGGCAAATATAAATATTCTCGTTCTGGCCGATCATGCAGAAATACTGGAAACCATCATTCGACTGATCAACAAAAATGCCGGATGGAATGGCACAGGCGTTGCCAGTTATGCCGAGGCGCAGGAAGCTTTGAAGATAAGTAAATTTGATTTAGTACTTTTAGGCGTTGGCGTGGATGACGAAGCTGAATCGCAAATTTTGCGCCTATGCGAGTCAATTGCGCCTGAAACGATCTGCATGCGGCATTATGGAGGAGGAAGCGGCCTGCTTTCCTCGGAAATCCAGCATGCGCTCGCGCAACGGTAA
- a CDS encoding pirin family protein — protein sequence MKDNILHKADSRFVADHGWLKSAQTFSFHDHYDPQRIQFGALRVLNDDIVNGGKGFGKHPHDNMEIISIPLEGTLEHQDSMGNVAVIKPGEIQAMSAGTGIYHTEFNKDPAEPVTFLQIWLYPDKLNVTPRYDQLDYSKGDKHNKFLQILSPDPNDEGVWIQQQAWFHIAELDKGFETNFSLKQAGNGLYVFVMKGKIVVNGQSLDQRDGYGLWPDPDVKITADSDAEVLLMEVPEKW from the coding sequence ATGAAAGACAACATTTTGCATAAGGCCGATTCCCGTTTCGTGGCCGATCACGGCTGGCTGAAAAGCGCACAGACATTTAGTTTTCATGATCATTATGATCCGCAAAGGATTCAGTTTGGCGCTTTACGGGTTTTAAATGATGATATTGTGAATGGTGGAAAAGGTTTCGGCAAACATCCGCACGACAATATGGAAATCATTTCGATTCCATTGGAAGGCACATTGGAACATCAGGATAGCATGGGCAATGTGGCGGTTATTAAGCCGGGTGAAATACAGGCAATGAGCGCAGGTACAGGCATTTATCATACGGAGTTTAACAAAGATCCTGCTGAGCCTGTAACCTTTCTCCAGATATGGCTTTATCCGGATAAATTAAACGTAACCCCACGCTACGACCAGCTCGATTATAGTAAAGGTGATAAGCACAACAAATTTTTGCAAATTCTTTCACCCGATCCGAACGACGAGGGCGTGTGGATCCAGCAGCAAGCGTGGTTCCATATCGCGGAACTAGACAAGGGTTTTGAAACTAATTTTTCCCTGAAGCAAGCCGGTAATGGACTGTATGTGTTCGTAATGAAAGGGAAAATTGTTGTGAATGGTCAGTCTTTGGACCAAAGGGACGGCTATGGCTTGTGGCCAGATCCAGATGTGAAAATCACTGCCGACAGCGACGCAGAAGTGCTTTTAATGGAGGTTCCGGAAAAGTGGTGA
- a CDS encoding alpha/beta hydrolase, protein MYTHSKQIIKDGVAIGEAKKAIVTLHGRGGSAEDIISLKRVLNISDMAIYAPKATNNSWYPYSFMAPVAQNQPALDSALALIGQLVADIEADGIAAENIYFAGFSQGACLTLEYTARNAKRYGGIIAFTGGLVGEEMTEESYQGDFAGTPVFIATGDPDPHVPVSRVKESIAILERMNAFVTFAIYPGRQHTISSQEIQLANKHVLGA, encoded by the coding sequence ATGTATACCCATAGCAAGCAAATCATAAAGGACGGAGTGGCGATTGGCGAAGCCAAAAAAGCCATTGTCACGTTACATGGCCGGGGCGGTTCTGCGGAAGATATTATTTCGCTAAAACGAGTGCTTAATATCAGTGATATGGCCATTTATGCGCCAAAAGCAACTAATAACAGTTGGTATCCTTATAGTTTCATGGCTCCTGTGGCGCAAAATCAGCCTGCATTGGATTCGGCGCTGGCGCTTATTGGTCAGCTGGTTGCGGACATTGAGGCAGACGGAATAGCAGCGGAAAACATATATTTTGCGGGGTTTTCGCAGGGTGCATGTCTTACATTGGAGTATACCGCCAGAAATGCAAAGCGCTATGGCGGGATTATTGCCTTTACGGGTGGACTGGTCGGAGAGGAGATGACTGAGGAGAGTTATCAGGGAGACTTTGCAGGGACGCCTGTGTTCATTGCTACGGGTGATCCCGATCCGCATGTGCCGGTTTCCCGGGTTAAGGAAAGCATTGCGATTTTGGAGCGGATGAATGCTTTCGTAACATTCGCGATTTATCCAGGACGCCAGCACACGATTTCTTCGCAGGAAATTCAGCTAGCTAACAAGCATGTTTTAGGTGCATAA
- a CDS encoding ring-cleaving dioxygenase, with protein sequence MENTINGIHHITAIAGDAKKNYDFYTRVLGLRMVKKTVNFDDPNTYHFYYGDKEGTPGTILTFFPWGSQIPAGRRGTRQVTEIGYSVPEGSLDFWLKRLDANHVTYNKVAEKFGEQYLTFLDPDGLKFELTVPKTVDNRTPYGTTEVTAENATRGFHSITITSNKIEETAKILTDIFGYKLLEQHVNRFRFVTDAVENAAIVDLVEVPGERAGHVAGGSVHHVAFRVANDDILMEFRKKVIEAGHQITDKIDRNYFYSLYFREPGGVLFEIASDNPGFATDETVEELGTGLQLPPQYEPRRAQIESVLPKLV encoded by the coding sequence ATGGAAAATACAATCAACGGGATACATCACATTACAGCCATTGCCGGTGATGCCAAAAAAAATTACGACTTCTATACAAGGGTTCTGGGTTTGAGAATGGTGAAAAAAACCGTCAATTTCGATGACCCGAACACATATCACTTTTATTATGGCGACAAAGAAGGAACGCCGGGCACAATCCTGACATTTTTTCCCTGGGGCAGCCAAATTCCTGCGGGGCGCCGGGGAACCCGTCAGGTTACTGAAATCGGTTATTCTGTTCCGGAAGGAAGCCTTGATTTTTGGTTGAAAAGATTGGATGCTAACCATGTGACCTATAATAAGGTTGCTGAAAAATTCGGAGAACAATATCTGACATTCCTGGATCCAGACGGTCTGAAATTTGAGCTTACTGTTCCAAAAACAGTCGATAACAGAACGCCTTATGGAACAACCGAAGTGACTGCCGAGAACGCAACACGCGGATTTCACAGCATTACCATTACCAGCAACAAAATCGAAGAAACCGCCAAAATTCTGACGGATATTTTTGGATACAAATTACTGGAACAACATGTTAACCGCTTCCGGTTTGTAACTGACGCGGTTGAGAATGCAGCAATCGTCGACCTGGTTGAAGTCCCTGGCGAAAGGGCCGGTCACGTGGCGGGCGGATCTGTTCACCATGTTGCTTTCAGGGTTGCTAATGATGATATTTTAATGGAATTCCGTAAAAAAGTCATTGAAGCCGGGCACCAGATCACGGATAAAATAGACCGGAATTATTTCTATTCACTTTATTTCCGTGAACCAGGTGGCGTGTTATTTGAAATTGCAAGCGATAACCCTGGATTTGCAACGGACGAAACGGTTGAGGAGCTGGGGACAGGTTTGCAACTTCCACCCCAATACGAACCCCGCAGGGCCCAGATTGAAAGTGTGCTTCCCAAATTGGTTTAA
- a CDS encoding DUF2958 domain-containing protein — translation MVNMIPQNLREIMIHNAQEVQSDLAKDHAPVVKLHSKYGKAIWLLSELDATNNIAFGLCDLGQGKPELSYVSITDLESIKHARLRVPMVEIDPAFDGKYPMSVYLEAAKANKRVTEDEALLREAALKLSI, via the coding sequence ATGGTAAATATGATTCCGCAGAATTTAAGAGAAATAATGATCCACAACGCCCAGGAAGTGCAAAGTGACCTGGCCAAGGATCATGCACCTGTTGTGAAGCTACATTCAAAATACGGCAAGGCGATCTGGCTGCTTTCGGAACTGGACGCGACCAACAACATTGCATTCGGCCTATGTGATCTCGGGCAGGGGAAACCCGAGCTAAGCTACGTTTCCATCACTGATCTCGAAAGCATCAAGCACGCAAGGCTAAGAGTTCCCATGGTAGAAATTGATCCCGCCTTCGATGGCAAATATCCCATGAGTGTCTACCTGGAAGCCGCCAAGGCTAATAAGCGGGTGACAGAGGATGAAGCGCTGCTGAGAGAAGCGGCACTTAAACTCTCCATTTAA
- a CDS encoding sialate O-acetylesterase: MNKNLLRLSYLLLLLVSHLSFAQVTVTFPTERAVFQRNNANEANVYIGGYITEPFQQIEARFIPRVTGEGEAAPIGGGWTIIDATPYGGHFYGMMTIKGGWYKLEVRGVKNGSEPKLASVERVGVGEIFVVAGQSNATGGDANPNGPGASNDQVNSVNFQNVSGGTITEYNNVQLPCPEFVHLDASTKTAPFGNYAWCWGSFGDKIYEKYKVPVMIFNAGWSSTGIEEWRQTIDPNAVTTGPFGYTFPRGLPFGHLRLALNNYVAQLGIRAVLWHQGETDNFIESSLTVNPKDRYRDKLWEVINASRNLSGKSNLAWIVARASRFTFDGATRTSANVVAAQNELINNDGTYAHVYQGPETDPYYDIQYRSDEVHFRGDGVTPSPDGNVYSGLISLAGFWNDKITSDFMSQSTPYPALPPAEVTATQTPGSTDLTFTGPNIPGGSVYNWLNADNCNQVLSTSQQWTATTGFYKLKIVDSNKNTIFSPGLAVSGTSLPVVWKYFNVRNTGNSRPLIQWATSQEMDASHFELERGSNAIFFTNIKTIEAAGNSKSANTYEYQEEFLPSGVYYYRIRQVDLDGKFNYSRVVSTKIAENDAIKAYPNPVTDMLSIESEKVLGLVEVTNVAGIKLHISRQNLNAMTLDMSKFPTGLYTITANGKSYKIVKK; this comes from the coding sequence ATGAATAAAAATTTACTCCGTCTTTCTTACCTCCTCCTTCTATTAGTTTCTCACTTAAGTTTTGCACAGGTTACCGTAACTTTTCCTACTGAGAGAGCCGTTTTTCAGCGAAACAATGCTAATGAAGCCAACGTATATATTGGAGGGTATATCACAGAACCTTTTCAACAAATAGAAGCACGCTTTATTCCGCGTGTCACAGGTGAAGGCGAGGCCGCTCCTATTGGTGGTGGCTGGACAATTATTGATGCAACACCATATGGAGGGCATTTCTACGGCATGATGACCATTAAGGGCGGCTGGTACAAGCTTGAAGTGCGTGGAGTCAAAAATGGAAGTGAACCTAAACTTGCCAGCGTCGAACGTGTGGGTGTCGGTGAGATTTTTGTGGTTGCAGGTCAGTCCAATGCAACGGGTGGCGACGCCAATCCCAATGGCCCGGGTGCATCGAATGATCAGGTTAACAGCGTGAATTTTCAAAATGTCAGCGGCGGTACGATCACGGAATACAACAATGTGCAACTGCCTTGCCCTGAATTTGTACACTTGGATGCAAGCACGAAAACAGCTCCATTTGGAAATTACGCATGGTGCTGGGGCTCATTTGGGGACAAAATTTATGAAAAATATAAAGTGCCTGTCATGATTTTCAATGCGGGCTGGTCGAGCACGGGAATTGAGGAATGGCGACAAACCATTGACCCGAATGCTGTTACAACCGGACCCTTTGGCTACACTTTTCCCCGGGGTTTGCCTTTCGGGCACCTCAGACTTGCATTAAATAATTACGTTGCCCAGCTGGGCATTCGCGCGGTGCTCTGGCATCAGGGGGAAACGGATAATTTTATCGAAAGCTCACTAACAGTGAACCCGAAAGACCGCTACCGTGACAAATTATGGGAAGTGATCAATGCAAGCCGAAACCTTTCGGGCAAAAGCAATTTGGCGTGGATTGTGGCGCGGGCATCGCGTTTCACTTTTGATGGTGCTACAAGGACTTCCGCCAATGTTGTAGCAGCTCAAAATGAATTGATCAACAACGACGGAACTTATGCCCATGTTTATCAGGGCCCTGAAACGGACCCCTATTACGACATTCAGTATCGCAGCGACGAGGTCCATTTTCGCGGCGATGGCGTTACGCCTTCTCCCGATGGCAATGTTTATTCAGGTTTGATCTCTCTGGCTGGTTTTTGGAACGATAAGATCACCAGCGACTTTATGAGCCAATCGACGCCATATCCGGCCCTGCCACCAGCCGAAGTTACTGCTACACAAACACCGGGAAGCACCGATCTGACATTCACCGGACCAAATATCCCGGGGGGGTCGGTATACAACTGGCTTAATGCAGATAATTGCAATCAGGTGCTCAGCACTTCGCAGCAATGGACCGCGACGACAGGTTTCTACAAACTAAAAATCGTCGACTCAAACAAAAACACCATTTTCTCGCCGGGCCTCGCCGTTTCCGGCACTTCGCTTCCGGTTGTATGGAAGTATTTCAATGTTCGGAACACCGGAAATAGCCGTCCCCTTATTCAATGGGCAACTTCCCAGGAAATGGATGCGTCGCATTTTGAGCTGGAGCGTGGCAGTAATGCGATCTTTTTTACCAACATCAAAACGATTGAAGCAGCAGGAAATTCGAAAAGTGCAAACACGTACGAATATCAGGAAGAATTTCTGCCCTCAGGCGTTTATTACTATCGAATCAGGCAGGTGGATCTTGATGGCAAGTTTAATTACAGCCGTGTTGTAAGCACCAAAATCGCTGAAAACGATGCGATTAAGGCATATCCTAATCCAGTAACCGACATGCTGAGCATTGAATCAGAAAAAGTGCTGGGACTGGTAGAAGTAACCAATGTGGCAGGAATAAAACTCCATATATCCAGACAAAATCTGAATGCCATGACGCTTGATATGAGCAAATTCCCAACGGGTTTGTATACAATTACCGCCAACGGAAAGAGTTACAAGATAGTTAAAAAGTAA
- a CDS encoding helix-turn-helix domain-containing protein produces MEIHNLFQPFDIRFVKVNECPVKAHKNTFIELIYIMEGEGTYHINQSEFKYSPENLFLVMPMDTHYTEVLTTTSFMFIRFNNIYLNAQRANERYSNLGDWAHKLEYIFQNSNHLQGCILRNVHDKPLVRALMDAIVQEHVNQQTLHKELVQQLMNTLITVVARNISLHIPEKSNLSQSLSLEIIHYIHQNIYNPDKLKAENIASHFNISLNYISEYFKKHTNENLQQYIINYKLLLVEIRLKHSDMRLNEIAAELNFTDDSHLTKTFKKYKGVSPSEFRRGVLALAS; encoded by the coding sequence ATGGAAATACATAATTTGTTTCAACCCTTTGATATACGGTTCGTTAAAGTCAACGAATGTCCGGTGAAAGCGCATAAGAATACTTTCATCGAATTGATATACATTATGGAAGGCGAAGGCACTTACCATATCAATCAAAGCGAGTTCAAGTATTCGCCAGAAAATTTGTTTCTGGTGATGCCTATGGATACGCATTATACGGAAGTACTGACCACCACTTCGTTCATGTTTATCCGCTTCAATAACATCTATTTGAATGCGCAGAGGGCAAATGAGCGGTATAGTAACCTGGGAGACTGGGCACATAAACTGGAATACATTTTCCAAAACAGCAATCATTTGCAAGGGTGTATTTTGAGAAATGTGCATGATAAACCCTTGGTAAGGGCCTTGATGGATGCGATTGTGCAGGAACATGTAAACCAGCAAACCCTACATAAAGAGCTTGTGCAGCAGCTGATGAACACATTGATTACGGTGGTAGCGAGGAATATTTCGCTGCATATTCCTGAAAAGTCCAATCTCAGCCAGAGTCTGTCTTTAGAGATTATACACTACATTCACCAGAATATTTACAACCCGGACAAATTAAAGGCTGAAAATATCGCTTCGCATTTCAATATCTCACTGAATTACATCAGCGAGTACTTCAAGAAACATACCAATGAAAATCTCCAGCAATACATAATTAACTACAAATTGTTGCTGGTGGAGATCAGATTAAAGCATAGTGATATGCGTTTGAACGAAATAGCTGCGGAACTAAATTTCACGGATGACAGTCATTTGACGAAGACCTTCAAGAAATACAAAGGCGTGAGTCCATCGGAATTTCGGCGGGGAGTGCTGGCACTGGCTTCCTGA
- a CDS encoding NADP-dependent oxidoreductase, translating into MKAIALKETGGIENLILIETKTPQVKPNEVLIKVKAISINPVDGFVRGNKAYHERVINPQPGENVILGWDVSGTVAEIGNDVSDFKIGDDVFGMVNFPGHGKAYAEYVAAPADQLALKPENITYEEAAAATLAALTAWQSLVTYAKIKKGDKILIHAAAGGVGHYAIQIAKHFGAHVIGTGSAAKKDFIIGQGADEFIDYTAEKFEQKVRDADIVLDSIFGDHVVRSLESVKHGGRLISLLTFFTDEALLKRIAEKAVYAHRLGVVSSGEDMKQIAGLLANGTLHSHISASFSFEEIPQAQTLVDAGRTVGKVVITL; encoded by the coding sequence ATGAAAGCGATAGCATTAAAAGAAACCGGAGGAATCGAAAATCTGATTTTGATCGAAACAAAAACTCCACAGGTTAAACCGAATGAAGTTCTGATCAAAGTAAAAGCAATCAGCATCAATCCTGTCGATGGCTTTGTCAGAGGAAATAAAGCCTATCATGAAAGAGTAATAAATCCGCAACCTGGTGAGAATGTGATACTTGGTTGGGATGTTTCAGGAACAGTTGCCGAGATCGGAAATGATGTTTCTGATTTCAAAATCGGTGACGATGTTTTTGGGATGGTCAATTTTCCCGGTCACGGAAAAGCTTATGCCGAATATGTTGCGGCACCAGCCGATCAGTTAGCACTTAAACCTGAAAACATTACGTACGAAGAAGCAGCTGCGGCGACATTGGCCGCGTTAACTGCCTGGCAGTCGTTAGTTACCTATGCCAAAATCAAAAAAGGCGATAAAATCCTGATCCACGCGGCAGCTGGCGGAGTCGGGCATTATGCAATCCAGATCGCTAAACATTTTGGGGCGCATGTCATCGGAACTGGCTCGGCGGCAAAAAAGGATTTTATCATCGGTCAGGGAGCGGACGAATTCATCGATTACACTGCTGAAAAATTTGAACAAAAGGTTCGGGATGCAGACATTGTGCTGGACTCAATTTTCGGAGACCACGTGGTACGCTCACTTGAATCGGTAAAACACGGCGGAAGGCTTATTTCGCTGCTCACCTTTTTCACAGACGAAGCTCTCCTCAAAAGGATCGCCGAAAAAGCAGTTTACGCGCATCGGCTGGGCGTGGTTTCCAGCGGCGAAGACATGAAACAGATTGCCGGGCTCCTTGCCAACGGAACATTACATTCGCACATTTCCGCTAGTTTTAGTTTCGAAGAAATCCCGCAGGCGCAGACGCTTGTTGATGCCGGCAGAACGGTTGGTAAGGTGGTGATTACATTATAA
- a CDS encoding pyridoxal phosphate-dependent aminotransferase produces MVQKINRRSLLKSGFASMGALAVAPFLTEGAFASTPMRLDKLNRIFYSPMVRGHFLDQEPDLAKMVARIGSNENPYGPPPMARKAIAESIEKGNRYARTELKALTDKIAAKEGVSGDYIMMGNGSGDLLEKTALAVFKDGGNLVSADPTYMSLIRVAESIGATWKPVPCKADWSHDLDAMEKAIDKDTKLVYICNPNNPVGAVTSTKALTDFCSRVSEKVPIFIDEAYIELVEGADNKSMVSLLKENKNVIIARTFSKIMGMAGLRVGYITAMPATLDMIKKTAKGGGSGIACTSVYAASAAMDDVEFQNNTRKLNTEAKNYLYENLKTMGYQYVPSFTNFVIFPINMPGKEFLKKMVDKGIVIKAMDIREKPWCRVSIGTKDEMKLFVSALQEMS; encoded by the coding sequence ATGGTACAGAAAATCAACCGTCGCAGTTTGCTTAAATCCGGTTTTGCGTCAATGGGTGCGCTGGCAGTCGCGCCATTTTTAACGGAGGGCGCTTTTGCAAGCACGCCGATGAGGCTAGACAAGTTGAACCGGATCTTCTACAGTCCTATGGTAAGGGGGCATTTTTTGGACCAGGAGCCTGATCTTGCTAAAATGGTTGCCAGGATCGGCTCCAATGAAAATCCTTATGGCCCGCCACCCATGGCAAGAAAGGCAATTGCCGAATCCATTGAAAAGGGAAACCGTTACGCCCGCACCGAACTGAAAGCACTTACCGATAAGATCGCCGCGAAAGAAGGTGTGAGTGGCGATTACATTATGATGGGCAATGGATCAGGCGATTTGCTCGAAAAAACTGCGCTTGCGGTTTTCAAAGACGGCGGTAACCTGGTTTCAGCAGACCCAACTTACATGTCGCTGATCCGCGTCGCCGAGTCTATTGGCGCAACCTGGAAACCGGTGCCTTGTAAAGCCGACTGGTCGCATGATCTGGACGCGATGGAAAAGGCCATTGATAAGGACACAAAACTCGTCTACATCTGTAATCCGAACAACCCTGTTGGCGCGGTTACTTCTACCAAAGCCCTGACTGATTTTTGCAGTCGCGTCTCTGAAAAAGTGCCCATATTTATTGATGAAGCTTACATTGAGCTCGTCGAAGGCGCTGATAACAAAAGTATGGTTTCACTTTTAAAGGAAAATAAAAACGTCATTATCGCCAGAACTTTTTCGAAGATCATGGGAATGGCCGGGCTGCGCGTTGGCTACATTACGGCAATGCCTGCTACATTGGATATGATTAAGAAAACAGCCAAAGGCGGCGGTTCCGGCATTGCGTGTACATCTGTATATGCAGCTTCTGCGGCCATGGATGACGTCGAATTTCAAAATAATACCAGAAAATTGAACACGGAGGCGAAGAACTATTTATACGAAAACCTGAAAACGATGGGTTATCAGTATGTGCCCTCCTTCACCAATTTTGTAATTTTTCCCATCAATATGCCCGGCAAAGAATTCCTCAAAAAGATGGTCGACAAGGGCATTGTAATCAAAGCAATGGACATCCGGGAGAAGCCCTGGTGTCGCGTCAGCATAGGAACAAAAGATGAAATGAAGCTCTTCGTCAGCGCATTGCAGGAAATGAGCTAG
- the ytxJ gene encoding bacillithiol system redox-active protein YtxJ — MNWITINSTEEVEQIYKSSEYAIIYKHSPRCMTSLMAYRQLKSDVNTVPHVDVPLYIVDVVNNRTESMSIANSFKVQHESPQLLVVKNGECVFDASHEDISLHDTLSYFQ; from the coding sequence ATGAATTGGATTACAATCAATAGCACGGAAGAGGTCGAACAGATTTATAAGTCATCGGAGTATGCTATTATTTACAAACATAGCCCGCGGTGCATGACCAGCCTGATGGCTTATCGTCAGTTAAAATCGGATGTTAATACGGTCCCGCATGTGGATGTGCCGCTTTACATCGTGGATGTGGTTAATAACCGTACCGAATCCATGTCGATTGCAAACAGCTTTAAGGTGCAGCACGAGTCGCCTCAATTATTGGTTGTTAAAAATGGCGAATGCGTGTTTGATGCTTCGCACGAAGACATTTCATTGCACGATACACTTTCCTATTTTCAATAA
- a CDS encoding aminotransferase class V-fold PLP-dependent enzyme: MKRRDAIKDLSMLPLAGSIMLPQKKAAETVSRSTEIAASKEIYQAIGVEPIINCRGTFTIIGGSIERPEVRAAMDAAAQVFVQYDELAFGAGKRLAELTGAEWGLVSAGCAAGMKHVTVACVTGGNPEKLIRVPNLAGFDKTEVIIPRYSRNVYDHALRNVGVTLITVDSIEELSNAISSRTAMIYLMAGDESMSGPMSLEAISKLAKPKNIPVMVDAAAEDLTIPNVHLKLGADVVIYSGGKALCGPQCAGLVLGRKDLLMSAWQASAPHHGPGRDNKVGREETMGMVAAVEAWIKRDHAGEWKRWLSWLDNISKKVSTIESVKTTVVEPKQLSNRTPQLRVSWDPAKLNITGEEIAELFGRTKPRIALGGGSRDGATFISITTGQMQPGDDKVVSDRLFEVLSQKRAPQKAEMAAASVSLKGHWDANVEFFSSTSKQTLIIEQDGNWLEGSHKGEFSVRELQGTVEGNEFKMRSTDRQPGDAITFMFSGTVKDDVMTGSIYMGEYMTAKFTAKKLKFKMKREKIMIPSGPPLAT; this comes from the coding sequence ATGAAACGTAGAGATGCAATCAAAGATTTATCCATGCTTCCGCTCGCTGGAAGTATCATGCTTCCGCAAAAAAAGGCAGCCGAAACTGTTTCGCGAAGCACTGAAATAGCTGCGAGCAAAGAGATTTACCAGGCCATTGGCGTGGAACCGATCATCAACTGCCGGGGAACATTTACCATCATTGGCGGTTCTATCGAGAGGCCGGAAGTGCGCGCTGCCATGGATGCCGCAGCGCAGGTTTTTGTGCAGTACGATGAGCTTGCATTTGGTGCCGGAAAACGGCTGGCCGAGCTTACCGGAGCGGAATGGGGGCTGGTTTCGGCTGGTTGTGCAGCAGGCATGAAACATGTGACCGTTGCATGTGTAACGGGCGGAAATCCTGAGAAGCTGATCCGCGTTCCGAACCTGGCCGGCTTTGATAAAACAGAGGTCATCATTCCAAGATATTCGCGTAACGTGTATGACCATGCGCTGCGCAATGTTGGCGTAACATTGATTACGGTCGATTCCATTGAAGAACTATCCAATGCCATCAGCTCGCGCACGGCGATGATTTATCTGATGGCTGGCGACGAGTCCATGAGCGGGCCAATGTCCCTGGAAGCAATATCGAAATTAGCGAAGCCAAAAAACATTCCCGTAATGGTGGATGCAGCCGCCGAAGACCTTACTATTCCCAACGTTCATTTGAAACTGGGTGCGGATGTTGTGATTTACAGCGGTGGAAAAGCATTGTGCGGACCGCAATGTGCTGGTTTGGTTTTGGGTAGAAAAGATCTGTTAATGTCGGCCTGGCAGGCAAGCGCCCCGCATCACGGACCCGGACGCGACAATAAGGTGGGCAGGGAAGAGACGATGGGGATGGTTGCCGCGGTGGAAGCCTGGATAAAACGGGACCATGCGGGCGAATGGAAAAGATGGCTTTCGTGGCTGGACAACATTTCTAAAAAGGTTTCCACAATCGAATCCGTTAAGACAACGGTTGTTGAACCGAAACAGCTTTCAAACCGGACCCCGCAATTACGGGTTTCCTGGGACCCGGCTAAACTGAACATTACGGGTGAAGAAATCGCTGAGCTTTTCGGACGAACTAAACCGCGGATCGCATTGGGTGGCGGCAGCCGCGACGGGGCCACATTTATTTCCATCACAACAGGGCAAATGCAGCCGGGAGATGATAAGGTGGTTTCGGATCGCTTATTTGAAGTTTTATCTCAAAAAAGAGCTCCGCAAAAGGCAGAAATGGCCGCCGCATCAGTTTCTCTCAAAGGACATTGGGACGCGAATGTTGAATTTTTCTCGTCTACCAGCAAGCAAACGCTCATTATCGAGCAGGACGGAAACTGGCTCGAAGGTTCTCACAAAGGGGAGTTCAGTGTACGTGAGTTACAGGGAACCGTTGAGGGTAATGAGTTCAAAATGCGCAGCACCGACCGCCAGCCCGGGGATGCGATCACATTCATGTTCTCTGGGACAGTGAAAGATGATGTGATGACCGGCTCGATTTATATGGGGGAATATATGACGGCAAAATTCACTGCCAAAAAGCTGAAATTCAAAATGAAGCGGGAGAAGATCATGATCCCGTCGGGTCCTCCGCTGGCCACCTAG